The sequence below is a genomic window from Dyadobacter chenwenxiniae.
GTAGGCGGTACGGCGCAATCATTTGTGCGTGCCGGTACGCTGGGGCTTCCGCTAATGGTGGCCGTCATAGGCGGACAGACAGAAAGTTTCAGGCCGCTGGTAGATCTCTACAGAAAGTCTGGAAAAGAAGCTGGTTTCAAGCCGGAGGATTTGAAAGTTGGACTGCACTCACCGGGATATGTAGGCGATACTGATCAGTCGGCGATCGCGGATTATGCTCCCGGGTACATAGAGTCATGGTCCAAAATAGGCCGGGAACGCGGCTGGCCGCCGGTTACCAAATCGCAATTCGATGCGGGTGCCTCGGCAAAAGGTGTCCTGGTAGTCGGCGGACCGGAAACGGTGGCCGAAAAGCTGAAAAGGCATAGTGAAGCACTCGGCGGTATCGACCTGTTCACATTCCAAATGGACATCGCGGGCCTGACACATGAGCAGTTAATGCGGTCTATCGAGTTGATCGGCAGCAAAGTGATTCCGCTGGTCAATCAGAACGTCGAAAGCCAGTCTCCCCCCAAATGTCTACCTAAACTTTAATCCCTCAACGTC
It includes:
- a CDS encoding Atu2307/SP_0267 family LLM class monooxygenase → MEIGIDSFASAMYGSNELNSVDAMEQLLDRIVAADEAGLDVFGIGEHHKKEFLDSVPAVILAAAAARTKRIRLMSAVTVLSTSDPVRVFQQFATLDIISKGRAEIIAGRGSATEAFPLFGYNLNDYDALFKEKLKLLLQIRDEEFVTWSGKFRPALHNQPVYPRPVQKKLPVWVGVGGTAQSFVRAGTLGLPLMVAVIGGQTESFRPLVDLYRKSGKEAGFKPEDLKVGLHSPGYVGDTDQSAIADYAPGYIESWSKIGRERGWPPVTKSQFDAGASAKGVLVVGGPETVAEKLKRHSEALGGIDLFTFQMDIAGLTHEQLMRSIELIGSKVIPLVNQNVESQSPPKCLPKL